A window of the Tunturibacter empetritectus genome harbors these coding sequences:
- a CDS encoding TPR end-of-group domain-containing protein codes for MQGFWMLAFNATVDHTEVKLALERVLSSRVFTRAERSRRFLRYLMDAALSQPPVTVKEFTIAMDVFDRDASYDPSIDATVRVEASRLRARLREYYDDEGRDETLIIEVPKGGYTAVLRTRQTASPALPGQPAAASQSVSANQGQEDPRAPTPEAITAAREVGPRRRLWIAACGLLLVLAGVALGVRASRGRKQQGAIKPATLSLAILPIVNRTGDPKLDYLCDGLTDDLIRQLSQIPSLKMIARTAAFRYRQPTANPLEAGKALEAGRALKVGAVMTGELRRTTDHLSLVAELSDLADGTVLLDREYIVEDQDLRSAQAELQRDLIGKLHLESSALDPGRSLRSVTASPQAYQEFLEGDSLARSGEPGDLHQALSHFERAVSLDPQFDLAWSAIAGEHLLLGLYFEAPRDHIPQARLYAERALKINPSLGEAHGSLGLIHLVYDWKPAAAEAEMTAAGAEEAAMSTLSCTAHLIEGAGKPRAAEELLSRMLTYDPGSASLIAELGCVNYYRGDYSAALRHYRQALAADPRSPVPYWGIGKTLVAQHNYAEAITVLTTFKQKNGFEPPLLTAERGYALGSSGRRHDALAVVQELAERGKHSFIDPYFVAIIYASMNDREEAFAWLDKAFEARSTFMISLLSEPKWEPLRSDPRFQKLILRMLDSKAD; via the coding sequence TTGCAGGGGTTCTGGATGCTGGCGTTCAACGCGACGGTCGACCATACGGAAGTCAAGCTGGCCTTGGAGCGCGTTTTATCCTCACGCGTATTCACCAGGGCGGAGCGGAGCCGGCGATTCTTGCGCTACTTGATGGACGCCGCCCTCTCGCAGCCGCCCGTCACGGTCAAGGAGTTCACCATCGCGATGGATGTCTTCGATCGCGATGCAAGCTACGACCCCTCGATCGATGCCACCGTGCGAGTGGAGGCCAGCCGTCTCCGAGCCAGGCTCCGCGAATACTACGACGACGAGGGTCGAGACGAGACCCTCATCATCGAGGTGCCAAAGGGCGGCTACACAGCGGTCCTGCGTACTCGGCAGACGGCCAGTCCGGCGCTACCCGGGCAACCCGCTGCTGCCAGCCAGTCCGTCTCAGCGAACCAAGGTCAGGAAGATCCTCGCGCGCCGACGCCTGAAGCGATTACGGCCGCCAGGGAAGTCGGGCCCCGGCGAAGGCTCTGGATCGCCGCCTGTGGACTCCTCCTGGTGCTGGCCGGGGTAGCCCTGGGCGTACGTGCCTCTCGCGGACGCAAGCAGCAGGGCGCGATCAAGCCGGCAACCTTGTCGCTCGCCATCTTGCCGATCGTCAACCGCACTGGAGACCCAAAACTGGACTACCTCTGCGATGGCCTTACCGACGACCTCATCCGGCAGCTCTCGCAGATTCCTTCGCTGAAGATGATCGCCCGCACCGCGGCCTTTCGTTACCGACAGCCAACCGCGAACCCTCTGGAAGCGGGTAAGGCGCTCGAAGCAGGCAGGGCGCTCAAGGTCGGAGCCGTCATGACGGGCGAACTGCGGCGCACCACGGACCACCTCTCGCTCGTCGCGGAGCTGAGCGATCTAGCCGATGGAACAGTGCTGCTCGACCGCGAGTACATCGTCGAAGATCAAGACCTGCGCTCGGCGCAGGCGGAGCTCCAGCGCGACCTGATCGGAAAGCTGCATCTGGAAAGCTCAGCGTTGGACCCAGGGCGCAGTCTGCGAAGCGTCACCGCAAGCCCGCAGGCCTACCAGGAATTTCTAGAGGGGGACTCTCTGGCACGCAGCGGAGAGCCGGGGGACCTGCACCAGGCACTGTCGCACTTTGAGCGCGCCGTATCGCTGGACCCGCAGTTCGACCTCGCGTGGTCCGCGATAGCAGGCGAACATCTGTTGCTGGGGCTCTACTTTGAGGCTCCTCGGGACCATATTCCGCAGGCGCGGCTCTACGCGGAGCGAGCGCTGAAGATCAATCCCTCGCTGGGAGAGGCTCACGGAAGCCTTGGCCTCATTCACCTGGTGTATGACTGGAAGCCCGCAGCGGCAGAGGCGGAGATGACCGCGGCAGGAGCCGAGGAGGCCGCGATGAGCACGCTCTCCTGCACCGCGCACCTGATCGAGGGCGCAGGAAAGCCCCGGGCGGCCGAAGAGCTGTTATCCCGCATGTTGACCTACGATCCAGGTTCGGCATCGCTGATCGCGGAGCTGGGTTGCGTCAACTACTACCGGGGCGACTACAGCGCCGCGCTGCGGCACTACCGGCAGGCGCTTGCTGCGGACCCTCGCTCGCCCGTGCCCTACTGGGGAATCGGCAAGACGCTGGTGGCACAGCATAACTACGCCGAGGCAATCACTGTATTGACGACATTCAAGCAAAAGAATGGGTTCGAACCGCCGTTGCTGACGGCCGAACGGGGCTATGCCCTGGGAAGCTCCGGCAGACGGCACGATGCGCTGGCAGTCGTGCAGGAGCTGGCAGAGCGAGGCAAGCATAGTTTTATCGACCCATACTTTGTGGCGATCATCTATGCGTCGATGAACGACCGCGAGGAAGCCTTCGCCTGGCTGGATAAAGCGTTCGAGGCGCGCTCGACCTTCATGATCTCGCTCCTGTCGGAGCCGAAGTGGGAGCCGCTGCGGTCGGACCCCCGGTTTCAAAAGCTGATCTTGCGTATGCTCGACAGTAAAGCCGATTGA
- a CDS encoding aminopeptidase — protein sequence MVDQATQAAPDLRTTAFPPEFTPGARNAATTCLRIQPNEKVTLITDERCLTIAASLVAELDQIGCTWNAFVLEALAPRPLIDLPSAILEDMESSQVSIFAVEVQPNELHSRMQMTDVVNRRRMRHAHMVNITPEIMTQGMRADFLAIDRLSQAVLDKVRAATYVRATTPAGTDIHAQLNPDYRWFKTSGIISTEKWGNLPGGECFTAPGEVNGVFVVDGVVGDFLCARYGILRAHPLTINIEGNRITRVSSENKALERDFWAYTHTDENSDRVGEFAIGTNIGVDRVIGNILQDEKFPGIHIAFGDPYGAHTGAPWKSSTHIDVVGLEFSIWLGDAQGEEQIMRDGQFLLDA from the coding sequence ATGGTTGATCAAGCAACGCAGGCAGCACCAGACCTCCGCACCACCGCCTTCCCCCCTGAGTTCACCCCAGGTGCTCGCAACGCCGCCACCACCTGCCTCCGCATCCAGCCCAACGAGAAGGTCACTCTTATCACGGATGAGCGCTGCCTCACCATCGCCGCCTCGCTCGTCGCGGAGCTGGACCAGATCGGCTGCACCTGGAACGCCTTCGTCCTCGAAGCCCTCGCCCCACGTCCTCTCATCGATCTCCCCTCAGCCATCCTCGAAGACATGGAGTCCTCGCAGGTCAGCATCTTCGCCGTCGAAGTCCAGCCCAACGAGCTTCATAGCCGCATGCAGATGACCGACGTCGTCAATCGCCGCCGCATGCGCCATGCCCACATGGTCAATATCACCCCCGAGATCATGACCCAGGGGATGCGCGCCGACTTCCTCGCTATCGACCGCCTCTCGCAGGCAGTCCTCGACAAGGTCCGCGCCGCCACCTACGTTCGCGCCACCACCCCGGCCGGCACCGACATCCACGCCCAGCTCAACCCCGACTATCGCTGGTTTAAGACCTCCGGCATCATCAGCACCGAGAAGTGGGGCAACCTCCCCGGTGGCGAGTGCTTCACCGCGCCCGGCGAAGTCAATGGCGTCTTCGTCGTCGATGGCGTCGTAGGCGACTTCCTCTGCGCCCGCTACGGCATCCTCCGCGCCCATCCCCTCACCATCAACATCGAAGGCAACCGCATCACCCGCGTTTCAAGCGAAAACAAAGCCCTCGAGCGCGATTTCTGGGCATACACCCACACCGACGAAAACTCCGACCGCGTAGGGGAGTTCGCCATCGGCACCAACATCGGAGTCGACCGCGTCATCGGCAACATCCTTCAGGATGAAAAGTTCCCCGGCATCCACATCGCCTTCGGAGACCCCTACGGCGCCCACACCGGAGCGCCCTGGAAGTCTTCCACGCACATCGACGTAGTCGGCCTCGAATTCAGCATCTGGCTAGGCGACGCCCAGGGTGAAGAGCAGATCATGCGCGACGGCCAGTTTTTACTCGACGCCTAA